One window of Candidatus Tectomicrobia bacterium genomic DNA carries:
- a CDS encoding RidA family protein, with amino-acid sequence MRRIAYQPPDVFVPRGKTYSHGVIAEAGRTLYVAGQTSRDKEGNIVCRGDAAGQTRQILENMKQVIEGAGGRMEDVAKTTVFITDIKYRDEVGRVRQEFFKEDRPANTLLVVSALADPDFLVEIEAVVPLP; translated from the coding sequence ATGCGACGAATCGCATATCAGCCGCCCGACGTCTTCGTTCCGCGCGGGAAGACCTACTCCCACGGCGTCATCGCCGAGGCGGGCCGCACCCTCTACGTGGCGGGGCAGACCTCCCGTGACAAGGAGGGAAACATCGTTTGCAGAGGCGACGCGGCGGGGCAGACCCGGCAAATTCTCGAAAACATGAAGCAGGTGATCGAGGGCGCTGGCGGCCGGATGGAGGATGTGGCTAAGACCACCGTCTTCATCACGGACATCAAGTACCGCGACGAGGTGGGCCGGGTGCGCCAGGAGTTCTTCAAGGAGGACCGCCCCGCGAACACCCTCCTGGTTGTCTCGGCTCTGGCCGATCCGGACTTCCTGGTCGAAATCGAAGCGGTGGTGCCCCTGCCCTGA
- a CDS encoding cysteine hydrolase, translating into MDFRESKNRFPPMSEVRLDPAETALLLIDLQYLDASPDHGIYGRMRREGKGDVCAYFVSQLPGVVTNARKLLDACRAEGLEIIYTRIGSLTRDGRDLSPSYREKGFHAPPDSRDIEILEELARRPDEIVLTKSSTSAFTSTQIDQMLRYMGIRSLICCGVHTNYCVETTVRDAYDRGYGVILASDACASLRQDFHDMALAVMDQVFCHVLTTEEVLKRLRGRSRG; encoded by the coding sequence ATGGACTTTCGGGAATCCAAAAACCGCTTTCCTCCGATGAGCGAGGTCAGGCTCGATCCCGCCGAAACCGCCCTTTTGCTCATCGATCTCCAGTATCTCGACGCCAGCCCCGACCACGGCATCTACGGGCGGATGCGCCGCGAGGGGAAGGGGGATGTCTGCGCGTATTTCGTGAGTCAGCTCCCGGGCGTCGTCACGAACGCCCGGAAACTCCTCGACGCTTGCCGAGCCGAAGGGCTCGAAATCATCTACACCCGCATCGGCTCTCTGACGCGGGACGGCCGGGACCTGAGCCCCAGCTACCGGGAGAAGGGCTTCCACGCGCCGCCGGATTCCCGCGACATCGAAATTCTCGAGGAGCTTGCCCGCCGGCCGGACGAAATCGTCCTCACCAAAAGCTCGACCAGTGCGTTCACTTCGACCCAGATCGACCAGATGCTCCGCTACATGGGCATCCGGAGCCTGATTTGCTGCGGCGTTCACACGAACTATTGCGTAGAGACCACCGTCCGTGACGCCTACGACCGGGGTTACGGGGTAATCCTTGCCTCGGACGCGTGCGCATCGCTTCGGCAGGATTTCCACGACATGGCCCTGGCCGTGATGGACCAGGTCTTCTGCCATGTCCTCACGACGGAGGAGGTGCTGAAGAGGCTGAGGGGGAGGAGCCGGGGTTAA
- a CDS encoding alpha/beta hydrolase has protein sequence MRTVRANGMDIAFEEQGSGPPLLLLHGFARDHTVWRPPAESLKERYRLLIPDLRGMGGSRHPDPGSPITMAQLADDAAALLDALGVRAAAAAGFSMGGYVLLQLLRRHPGKVSAAGFVGTRASADSPEKQAERLEQNRLVLKEGTSPMARDYVKRLFSPGFAAANPRIVEETFQNFASQDPASVALLNDAMRRREDMTPWLGEIECPCTVIGGTEDKLVAPDAMAALHGKLRNSALEMIQGAGHMLPVETPDRVVAALEELADRAGDAPK, from the coding sequence TTGAGAACGGTGCGCGCCAATGGAATGGACATCGCCTTCGAGGAGCAGGGGAGCGGGCCGCCCCTGCTCCTGCTGCACGGCTTCGCCCGCGATCACACGGTCTGGCGGCCCCCGGCGGAGAGTCTGAAGGAGAGATACCGGCTGCTCATCCCCGATCTGAGGGGGATGGGCGGGTCGAGGCATCCCGATCCCGGCTCCCCCATCACAATGGCGCAGCTGGCGGATGACGCCGCCGCTCTCCTCGATGCACTGGGCGTCCGGGCGGCGGCCGCGGCCGGCTTCTCGATGGGCGGATACGTACTCCTTCAACTGCTGCGCCGGCATCCTGGTAAGGTGAGCGCCGCCGGCTTCGTCGGGACGCGGGCCTCGGCCGACAGCCCGGAGAAGCAAGCCGAGCGGCTGGAGCAGAACCGCCTGGTCCTCAAGGAGGGGACCTCGCCCATGGCACGGGATTACGTCAAGCGGCTGTTCTCTCCCGGCTTCGCGGCGGCGAACCCTCGCATCGTCGAAGAAACGTTCCAGAACTTCGCCTCCCAGGACCCGGCCAGCGTCGCCCTGCTCAACGACGCCATGCGGCGGCGCGAGGACATGACGCCTTGGCTGGGCGAAATCGAGTGCCCCTGCACGGTCATCGGGGGGACGGAGGACAAGCTGGTCGCCCCCGACGCGATGGCCGCCCTGCACGGGAAGTTGCGGAATTCGGCGCTGGAGATGATCCAGGGGGCCGGGCACATGCTGCCAGTGGAGACACCCGACCGGGTCGTTGCCGCTCTGGAGGAGCTGGCGGACCGGGCCGGAGACGCCCCGAAATGA
- a CDS encoding hydantoinase/oxoprolinase family protein, translated as MFNVGVDIGGTFTDVAVVREGERTILGKAPTTPEDFLVGVIDALEDAARQMGLSLGALLSEARLLAHGTTITSNVLWTRSGPPVGLLATRGFADQLLIMRGIGRVAGLSLAERRHYRATDKPEPLVPRKRIRELAERVDSTGAALVPLDEAEARERIRDLVEREGVEALAVGLLWSFRNPAHERRVAALAEREFPGLRVSLSSEVSGRLGEYERTATAVLNAYVGGAMEGYLERLTGRLREEGLRQLPLVVQSNGGLTPAGEVIPVRTIESGPAAGVVGAARLAEELGRPNLIATDVGGTTFKVALIQEGRWELAAETVLTQYHVHVPMVDLVSIGAGGGSIAWEDEGRLRVGPRSAGAVPGPACYGTGGLEPTVTDADLLLGTLNPRNFLGGRIKLDPEAARAAFARGVAPRFFDGDSIQAAAGVRAIIDAQMADLIRRETLERGRDPGDFALIAYGGAGPVHAHAYAAEAGIFEIIVPYQATVLSAYGAAAGGMRYTVERSLTVRLPGGAGAAAEVFADLEAEGSRRLARAGVGEGSGRFERWAAMRWRRQVHSLAVPFPPGPVTEESLARARADFAAEYASRYGEGSAYTEAGVEIARFWINALGPAMPAAPASPPAPKKAAVPAGRRPVHWGGGFVETAIYDGPRLPEGAIIDGPAVIEHPGTAIALPLGARAVVDSAGHTHIRLEAR; from the coding sequence ATGTTCAACGTCGGGGTGGACATCGGCGGCACCTTCACCGATGTGGCCGTGGTCCGGGAGGGCGAGCGAACCATACTCGGGAAGGCACCAACCACGCCGGAAGATTTCCTCGTGGGCGTGATAGACGCGCTCGAGGATGCGGCCCGCCAGATGGGCCTCTCCCTGGGCGCCTTGTTGAGCGAGGCCCGGCTCCTCGCCCACGGCACCACCATCACCTCGAACGTGCTCTGGACCCGCTCGGGGCCGCCCGTGGGTCTCCTCGCCACGCGGGGATTCGCGGACCAGCTCCTCATCATGCGCGGCATCGGGCGGGTGGCGGGGCTTTCCCTCGCCGAGCGGCGGCACTACCGCGCCACGGACAAGCCCGAGCCCCTCGTCCCGCGCAAGCGCATCCGCGAGCTGGCCGAGCGGGTGGATTCCACGGGGGCGGCGCTCGTGCCCCTGGACGAGGCCGAGGCGCGCGAGCGGATCCGGGACCTCGTCGAGCGGGAGGGCGTCGAGGCGCTCGCCGTGGGCCTCCTGTGGTCCTTCCGCAATCCCGCGCACGAGCGCCGAGTGGCGGCTCTAGCGGAACGGGAGTTCCCGGGCTTGCGGGTGAGCCTCTCCTCTGAAGTGTCGGGCCGGCTGGGGGAATACGAGCGCACGGCCACGGCGGTGCTCAACGCCTACGTGGGCGGGGCCATGGAAGGCTATCTCGAACGCCTCACCGGACGTCTGAGAGAGGAGGGCCTCCGGCAGCTTCCCCTCGTCGTCCAATCGAACGGAGGCCTCACTCCGGCGGGGGAGGTAATCCCCGTCCGCACCATCGAGAGCGGACCCGCCGCGGGGGTGGTAGGGGCGGCGCGCTTGGCGGAGGAGCTGGGCCGCCCCAACCTCATCGCCACCGATGTGGGCGGCACCACTTTCAAGGTCGCCCTCATCCAGGAGGGCCGCTGGGAGCTCGCAGCCGAGACTGTGCTCACCCAGTACCACGTGCACGTCCCGATGGTGGATCTGGTGTCGATCGGGGCGGGCGGGGGCTCCATCGCCTGGGAGGACGAGGGACGCCTGCGCGTGGGTCCGCGCTCGGCGGGGGCGGTGCCGGGTCCCGCCTGCTACGGGACGGGAGGCTTGGAGCCCACCGTGACGGACGCCGATCTCCTGCTCGGGACGCTCAATCCGCGGAATTTCCTGGGCGGCCGAATCAAGCTCGACCCCGAGGCCGCGCGCGCGGCTTTCGCCCGGGGTGTGGCCCCCCGCTTCTTCGACGGAGACTCCATTCAGGCGGCGGCGGGGGTACGCGCGATCATCGACGCCCAAATGGCCGATCTCATCCGCCGGGAGACGCTCGAACGCGGCCGCGATCCGGGGGATTTCGCCCTGATCGCTTATGGCGGGGCGGGCCCTGTACACGCCCACGCCTACGCAGCCGAGGCGGGCATCTTCGAGATCATCGTGCCCTACCAGGCCACAGTGCTGAGCGCCTATGGCGCGGCGGCGGGCGGGATGCGCTACACGGTGGAGCGGTCCCTCACGGTGCGCCTTCCGGGCGGGGCCGGGGCCGCCGCGGAGGTCTTCGCCGACCTCGAGGCCGAGGGGTCGCGCCGCCTCGCCCGCGCTGGGGTGGGCGAGGGGAGCGGGCGCTTTGAGCGGTGGGCGGCGATGCGGTGGCGGCGCCAAGTGCACAGCCTGGCGGTGCCCTTCCCGCCCGGCCCCGTGACCGAGGAATCCCTGGCCAGGGCGCGGGCGGATTTCGCCGCCGAGTACGCCTCCCGCTACGGAGAGGGCTCCGCCTACACCGAGGCGGGGGTGGAGATCGCCCGCTTCTGGATCAACGCGCTGGGACCCGCCATGCCCGCCGCCCCGGCCTCCCCGCCCGCCCCGAAGAAGGCCGCCGTCCCGGCCGGAAGGCGCCCGGTCCACTGGGGCGGGGGCTTTGTCGAGACGGCCATCTATGATGGCCCCCGCTTGCCGGAGGGGGCCATCATAGATGGCCCCGCCGTGATCGAGCATCCGGGAACGGCCATTGCCCTTCCCCTCGGCGCCCGCGCGGTCGTGGACTCGGCGGGGCACACTCACATCCGGCTGGAGGCGCGATGA
- a CDS encoding hydantoinase B/oxoprolinase family protein produces the protein MNPVQFEVIWHRILQLADEMGIHYLRCSGSQTVVTGNDGATAVMLPDTSLVAIGPYIATQSNVLPLIVQSVQRMCAENPGIGEGDVFICNDPYCGAIHHADVAVVAPVFAEGKLIAWLGVSGHQLDIGGMEAGGFAIHAVDTHQEGLRIPPVKIVERGRLREDIFRWVINQVRDPLVGLDVKAQLAAIAVGERGLKALARRYGEAVGEVMRGSIDYVERRFRERLRSLPDGEWKEVQFIDHDGHAPDIYRIELKLTKKGDRLIFDYTGTSRNARGLINSAYSGLLAGVLCGTYIQLAYDLPWNKGIHNCIEIVTESGTVNNCAYPAPCSMATISAVIVTIDTVFGAIGRMLLASEELRGEAMAMWTGSSMGPIVAGTSQHGHPFVYTEMSHFAGGGGARTGRDGVDTGGIVFNTTPNVSNVEEIENDFPLLYLFRRHLSDSGGPGKFRGGMSAELAYVAWRAPEGRLEGSFAGTGGEMPNAIGLSGGLPGAAIRLIGISESGVHDALERGEMPPSRLEDIPGRRKALPVKHPRRAFGRNEVWYHNWQGAAGYGDPIERSPEAVRRDLEGGAVSPACARDVYGIVLTPDGRVDKAGTRAQREELRRLRLGGRAPRPMGFEPPVGARRIGEALWLAGGRTLCGRCGEALGTAAEPLKAARVISGPTEEAGPVRGEMYQALYGRRLFSLRREVCPGCGVQHEARVIMEGAPLPYVRLEED, from the coding sequence ATGAACCCCGTCCAGTTCGAGGTCATCTGGCACCGCATCCTTCAGCTCGCCGACGAGATGGGCATTCACTACCTGCGCTGCTCGGGCAGCCAGACGGTGGTGACCGGGAACGACGGCGCGACGGCGGTCATGCTCCCCGACACGAGCCTGGTGGCCATCGGCCCTTATATCGCCACCCAGTCGAACGTCCTCCCCCTCATCGTGCAGAGCGTCCAGCGGATGTGCGCGGAGAACCCGGGCATCGGCGAGGGCGACGTCTTCATCTGCAACGACCCCTACTGCGGGGCGATCCACCATGCTGACGTGGCGGTGGTGGCCCCGGTCTTCGCCGAGGGGAAGTTAATCGCCTGGCTGGGCGTGAGCGGCCACCAGCTCGACATCGGCGGCATGGAGGCGGGAGGCTTCGCCATCCACGCGGTGGACACGCACCAGGAGGGCCTCCGCATCCCGCCCGTCAAGATCGTCGAGCGGGGGAGGCTTCGCGAGGACATCTTCCGCTGGGTAATCAACCAGGTGCGCGACCCCCTGGTGGGTCTCGACGTGAAGGCCCAGCTCGCGGCCATCGCGGTGGGGGAGCGGGGGCTCAAGGCGCTGGCGCGGCGCTACGGGGAGGCGGTCGGGGAGGTGATGCGCGGCAGCATCGACTACGTGGAGCGGCGCTTCCGCGAGCGGCTCAGGAGCCTGCCTGACGGGGAGTGGAAGGAAGTCCAGTTCATCGATCACGACGGCCACGCGCCCGATATCTACCGCATCGAGCTCAAGCTGACCAAGAAAGGGGACCGGCTCATCTTCGACTACACCGGCACCAGCCGGAACGCCCGGGGGCTCATCAACAGCGCCTATTCGGGGCTCCTGGCCGGGGTGCTGTGCGGCACCTACATCCAGCTCGCTTACGACCTCCCCTGGAACAAGGGGATCCACAACTGCATCGAGATCGTCACGGAGAGCGGGACGGTGAACAACTGCGCCTATCCCGCGCCCTGCTCGATGGCCACCATCTCGGCGGTCATCGTCACCATCGATACGGTCTTCGGCGCCATCGGGCGGATGCTCCTTGCCAGTGAAGAGCTGCGCGGGGAGGCCATGGCGATGTGGACGGGCTCCTCGATGGGCCCCATCGTGGCCGGCACCTCCCAGCACGGCCATCCCTTCGTCTACACCGAGATGAGCCACTTCGCCGGAGGCGGCGGGGCGCGCACCGGCAGGGACGGGGTGGACACCGGCGGGATTGTCTTCAACACCACCCCCAACGTCTCGAACGTGGAGGAGATCGAGAACGATTTTCCCCTGCTCTACCTCTTCCGCCGCCACCTCTCGGATTCGGGCGGGCCGGGCAAGTTCCGGGGCGGCATGTCGGCCGAGCTCGCCTACGTGGCCTGGCGGGCGCCCGAGGGCCGGCTCGAGGGAAGCTTCGCGGGGACGGGGGGCGAGATGCCCAACGCCATTGGCCTCTCGGGGGGCCTCCCCGGCGCGGCCATCCGTCTCATCGGAATTTCCGAAAGCGGGGTGCACGACGCCCTGGAGCGGGGGGAGATGCCGCCCTCGCGCCTGGAGGACATCCCGGGCCGCCGGAAGGCTCTCCCGGTCAAGCACCCCCGGCGCGCCTTCGGGCGCAACGAGGTCTGGTACCACAACTGGCAAGGCGCGGCGGGCTACGGCGACCCCATCGAACGCTCCCCGGAGGCGGTGCGCCGCGACCTGGAGGGCGGGGCCGTCTCCCCCGCCTGCGCCCGGGACGTCTACGGCATCGTCCTCACCCCGGACGGGAGGGTGGACAAGGCCGGCACGCGGGCCCAGCGGGAGGAGCTGCGGCGCCTTCGGCTGGGCGGCCGCGCTCCGCGCCCGATGGGCTTCGAGCCTCCCGTCGGGGCGCGCCGCATCGGCGAGGCGCTCTGGCTGGCCGGGGGCCGGACGCTCTGCGGGCGCTGCGGGGAGGCGCTCGGGACGGCGGCCGAGCCCCTCAAGGCGGCGCGGGTGATTTCCGGACCGACCGAAGAGGCGGGCCCGGTGCGGGGGGAGATGTACCAGGCGCTCTACGGGCGGCGGCTTTTCTCGCTGCGGCGCGAAGTGTGCCCGGGCTGCGGGGTCCAGCACGAGGCCCGGGTGATAATGGAGGGGGCCCCGCTGCCTTACGTCAGGCTCGAGGAGGATTAA
- a CDS encoding ABC transporter ATP-binding protein: MAGKLILDEVRKSYGDFAAVRGVSFAVAGGECVVLLGPSGCGKTTTLRMVAGFLRPDGGRILIDGKPVASTVSSLPPHQRGVALVFQSYAVWPHRTVFENVAYGLKLRRVPKREIETRVNEMLAVVQLSGLGSRYPGELSGGQQQRVSLARSLVISPSILLLDEPLSNLDATLREEMRFELKAIQRRLGITMLYVTHDQSEAMVIADRIVVMNHGLIEQIGPPDDIYIRSATPFVAGFVGLTNFLRGRLAGPCTGAGAAVEVEGMGRVEVAPAGGASGRPAAGAEVTLNIRPEDIQLLHGREGEAPNTLPGVVRDRSFLGSFLDYRIQVGGTMLRAQAPKDAPYEIGAAVFVRLDPDKIRYFAAGNGQGGEAAPLNPPRA, from the coding sequence ATGGCCGGGAAACTCATCCTCGATGAGGTGAGGAAATCTTATGGCGACTTCGCCGCGGTGCGGGGGGTGTCCTTCGCGGTGGCGGGAGGAGAGTGTGTGGTCCTGCTCGGCCCGAGCGGCTGCGGCAAGACCACTACGCTGCGGATGGTGGCGGGCTTCCTGCGGCCGGACGGCGGGCGCATCCTCATCGATGGGAAGCCGGTCGCCAGCACGGTGAGCTCGTTGCCGCCCCACCAGCGGGGCGTCGCCCTGGTGTTCCAGAGCTACGCCGTCTGGCCCCACCGGACGGTGTTCGAGAACGTGGCCTACGGCCTGAAGCTCCGCCGCGTTCCCAAGCGGGAGATCGAAACCCGAGTGAACGAGATGCTCGCGGTGGTGCAGCTCTCGGGCCTGGGGAGCCGCTACCCCGGGGAGCTGAGCGGCGGCCAGCAGCAGCGGGTCTCGCTGGCGCGCTCGCTGGTCATCTCCCCCTCTATCCTCCTGCTGGACGAGCCCCTCAGCAACCTCGACGCCACCCTCCGCGAGGAGATGCGTTTCGAGCTGAAGGCAATCCAGCGCCGGCTGGGCATCACCATGCTCTACGTCACCCATGACCAGAGCGAGGCCATGGTCATCGCGGACCGCATCGTGGTGATGAACCACGGCCTCATCGAGCAGATCGGCCCCCCTGATGACATCTACATCCGCTCCGCGACCCCCTTCGTCGCAGGCTTCGTGGGGCTGACCAATTTCCTGCGCGGACGCCTGGCCGGGCCCTGCACGGGCGCGGGCGCCGCCGTGGAGGTGGAAGGAATGGGGCGGGTCGAGGTCGCGCCCGCGGGCGGCGCCTCGGGGCGCCCTGCCGCCGGGGCGGAGGTCACCCTCAACATCCGGCCCGAGGACATCCAGCTCCTGCATGGGAGGGAGGGCGAGGCGCCCAACACGCTGCCTGGGGTGGTGAGGGACCGGTCGTTCCTCGGTTCCTTCCTCGACTACCGCATCCAGGTGGGCGGTACGATGCTCCGGGCGCAGGCGCCGAAGGACGCTCCCTACGAGATCGGGGCGGCCGTCTTCGTGCGGCTCGACCCGGACAAAATCAGATACTTCGCGGCCGGAAACGGGCAAGGCGGGGAAGCGGCTCCTCTTAATCCTCCTCGAGCCTGA
- a CDS encoding iron ABC transporter permease, which produces MAARHSWLGALRGEKGRLALFLAAAAVLAALVVYPLGILFARSFQSPGGSFTLANHIQVFTDREILSSLVNSVWVGAGCVGISLVMGVPLAWGVARTNMPFRRFVPLMVVVSFTTPSFLSAVAWIILLGPRAGYINVFLRDLLGLESSPMNIFSIQGLVFVLSAHLYPFVYFSTVTALENMDPALEEASDMLGASKLRTVLSTTLPLVLPGILAGCILIFLDSIAIFGAPAMIGMPFHFYTMATRIYTLFSAPPKFELAAAVAVPMILVTIAVLGLQRRMLRRRQFVTIAGAASHPNRLDLGRWRYLLGGYALLVLGVTIVLPFVTLLAISLVKVFGMPLTAANLSLQNFWFVLFDSDLTRAGLKNSFFLAAAAAMLSAVVALVLAWIVARTDLPGREFLTLLVLLSFSFPGIALAAGLIFAFGGAPAHLYGTVWILLIAYTVKGTPLVFMLARGAFRQIGKDLSEAAMTVGASSVRALFDVDLPLLRAGLVAGAITVFVIMVRELSSSILLYSGGNEVIAVSIYELSEENLFPPMAALSTLVIAGGLALTTASQRMLSRAGLRSR; this is translated from the coding sequence ATGGCTGCACGGCATTCATGGCTTGGGGCCCTTCGCGGGGAGAAGGGGCGGCTTGCACTCTTTCTCGCCGCGGCGGCTGTGCTCGCCGCGCTCGTCGTGTACCCCTTGGGCATCCTCTTCGCCCGGAGCTTCCAGTCGCCGGGCGGAAGTTTCACTCTCGCCAACCATATCCAGGTGTTCACCGACCGGGAGATCCTGAGCTCCCTGGTGAACTCGGTCTGGGTGGGAGCCGGCTGCGTCGGCATCTCCCTGGTGATGGGGGTGCCGCTGGCCTGGGGCGTGGCGCGGACGAACATGCCCTTCCGTCGATTCGTTCCACTCATGGTGGTGGTTTCCTTCACCACCCCCTCCTTCCTGAGCGCGGTGGCCTGGATCATCCTTCTCGGGCCCCGCGCGGGGTACATCAATGTATTTCTCCGGGACCTCCTCGGGCTCGAGTCGAGCCCCATGAACATCTTTTCCATCCAAGGGCTCGTTTTCGTGCTCTCGGCCCACCTCTATCCCTTCGTCTACTTCAGCACGGTGACGGCCCTCGAGAACATGGATCCGGCGCTGGAGGAGGCCTCGGACATGCTAGGGGCCTCCAAGCTGCGCACCGTCCTCTCCACCACGCTGCCCCTGGTGCTGCCGGGGATACTCGCCGGGTGCATTCTCATCTTCCTGGATTCCATCGCGATCTTCGGAGCGCCGGCCATGATCGGGATGCCCTTCCACTTCTATACGATGGCCACCCGCATCTACACCCTCTTCTCCGCCCCGCCCAAGTTCGAGCTCGCCGCCGCCGTCGCGGTGCCCATGATCCTGGTGACCATCGCCGTTCTGGGCCTCCAGCGCCGCATGCTTCGGCGCCGGCAGTTCGTGACCATCGCCGGGGCGGCCTCCCATCCGAACCGGCTGGATCTGGGGAGGTGGCGCTACCTCCTGGGGGGCTACGCTCTGCTCGTGCTCGGCGTGACCATCGTCCTTCCCTTCGTCACCCTGCTCGCCATCTCGCTCGTCAAGGTATTCGGCATGCCCCTGACGGCCGCGAACCTGAGCCTCCAGAACTTCTGGTTCGTCCTGTTCGACTCCGATCTCACCCGGGCGGGGCTTAAGAACAGCTTCTTCCTCGCCGCCGCTGCCGCCATGCTCTCGGCCGTGGTGGCGCTCGTCCTGGCCTGGATCGTGGCGAGGACGGACCTTCCCGGGCGGGAATTCCTGACCCTCCTGGTGCTCCTCTCGTTCAGCTTCCCGGGGATCGCCCTCGCGGCCGGGCTCATCTTCGCGTTTGGCGGTGCCCCGGCGCATCTCTACGGGACCGTCTGGATTCTCCTCATCGCCTACACGGTGAAGGGGACGCCCCTCGTCTTCATGCTGGCGCGCGGGGCCTTCCGTCAGATCGGGAAGGATCTCTCCGAAGCGGCCATGACGGTCGGCGCCTCCTCCGTCCGGGCGCTGTTCGACGTGGACCTCCCCCTCCTCCGCGCTGGCCTGGTGGCGGGGGCAATCACCGTCTTCGTGATCATGGTTCGCGAGCTCAGCTCTTCGATCTTGCTCTACTCGGGGGGGAACGAGGTGATCGCGGTGTCCATCTACGAGCTCTCGGAGGAGAACCTCTTCCCCCCCATGGCCGCCCTCTCGACCCTCGTAATCGCGGGTGGCTTAGCGCTCACCACCGCCTCCCAGCGGATGCTTTCGCGGGCCGGTCTGAGGAGCCGCTAG